A window from Mixophyes fleayi isolate aMixFle1 chromosome 12, aMixFle1.hap1, whole genome shotgun sequence encodes these proteins:
- the ANKRD63 gene encoding ankyrin repeat domain-containing protein 63, whose product MLRPRDLRRSSGTRTFLDAMHGGKVHLARFVLDALDQRILNSPAGEQGRTPLMFAVCLRETELQTRFVRLLLDKGADVNGQDEAGRTALSLACELGHLDAVKLLVQHSADPEIPDRAGNRALMYAASCGHSAELHFLLRSYKRFGLRLDATNRAGVSALDAARVSGHWECERALTGRSAQSPEPRRGESARNEEGAGRSPKPLSRQMLERFARPFSHRREEEDRSRGILIRSTSCSPATTEPSADWGQKVSLRVPDHSIQRVHSWDGAVREPTQCSRLLRRVTSPDFCQGLSGGILPTYPGDIRRARRDSTCSRSQLIVPSSRQALTL is encoded by the coding sequence ATGCTCCGTCCCCGGGACCTCCGGCGCAGCTCTGGTACTCGGACCTTCCTTGATGCTATGCACGGGGGTAAAGTGCACCTGGCCCGCTTCGTGCTGGACGCTCTGGACCAGAGGATTTTAAACTCCCCGGCGGGAGAGCAGGGTCGCACTCCGCTCATGTTCGCTGTGTGTCTGCGGGAAACCGAGCTCCAGACTCGTTTTGTGCGACTGCTTCTGGATAAGGGCGCGGATGTGAACGGACAGGACGAGGCGGGACGCACAGCGCTCAGCCTGGCCTGTGAGCTCGGGCACCTGGATGCCGTGAAGCTGCTGGTACAGCACAGCGCAGACCCGGAGATCCCTGACCGGGCTGGGAACCGTGCGCTCATGTACGCCGCTTCTTGCGGCCACAGCGCAGAGCTGCACTTTCTACTGCGTTCCTACAAGCGCTTCGGGCTGCGACTGGACGCCACTAACCGGGCAGGTGTGTCAGCTCTGGACGCCGCCCGGGTCTCAGGGCATTGGGAATGCGAGAGAGCCCTCACTGGGCGAAGCGCTCAGAGCCCCGAGCCCCGCAGAGGAGAATCGGCAAGAAACGAGGAAGGGGCAGGTCGCAGCCCCAAGCCTTTGTCCAGGCAGATGCTGGAGCGCTTTGCCCGCCCGTTCTCACACCGGAGGGAAGAGGAGGACAGGAGTCGGGGCATCCTCATTCGCTCAACCAGCTGTTCTCCGGCTACTACAGAGCCGTCCGCGGACTGGGGGCAAAAAGTGTCTCTGCGTGTTCCGGACCACAGCATCCAGCGAGTGCACAGCTGGGATGGAGCAGTCAGGGAGCCAACCCAGTGCAGCCGCCTGCTCCGCCGGGTCACATCACCCGACTTCTGCCAGGGTCTATCCGGGGGTATCCTACCCACCTACCCCGGGGACATAAGGAGGGCGAGGAGAGACAGCACCTGCAGCAGGAGCCAGCTTATAGTGCCCAGCAGCAGGCAAGCCCTGACTTTGTAA